The DNA window GAGGTCGGCGTCTGGGTGTCCCGCAGGAGGGTGAGGTGATGCTGCACCAAGGGGTGTGCGGAGTGGTCCTCTATCATGGTGGCAGGCTGGCGAGGGGTGGAGTTTGGGCAGGAGGCGGTCAGCGAGCTTCGATCCGATCAATGAGGAGTTCTTGTTCGAGCGGTGGCTCGGTGGCAAAGGCGTAGGCGCTGCCTAGCCGATCCCGTGCTTCCGAGAGCGCGGTGGCGTCATTGTAGTGGAGGGTGGCGAGGGTTTCCCCGGGGGTGACGGGCGCTCCGATTTTCTTGGCGAGGACGACGCCGACCGCCAGGTCGATGACGGCGTCTGCCTGGGCCCGGCCGGCTCCCAGGAGGCGGGCGGCTTCGCCGACCCGCCGGGCGTGGAGCGCGGTGACGTAGGCGGGTTCGCTGCCTTGGTAGGAGAGCGCTTCGCGATGCGCGGCTTGGGGAAGGAGGGAGGGTTGGTCGCACACTCTGGGGTCTCCGCCTTGGGCCTGCAGGAGAGCGCGAAAGGCCTGGAGGGCGGCGCCATTTTGCAGCTGGGCTCGAATGAGTTCCTCCGCGGGTTCGGTTTCGGGGAGCAGCCCGCCGAGGCGCAACATTTCGGCTACCAGAGAAGTGGTCACTTCCATGAGGTCGGCTGGGCCTTGGCCTTGAAGGCATTCGATGGCCTCGGCCACTTCGAGGGCATTGCCGACGGTTCGTCCTAGGGGCTGCTCCATGCGGGTGATGAGGGCGGTCGTCGGTTTCCCGGTAGCTTGGCTGATGGAGACGAGGGCGGCCGCTAGCTCGCGCGCGCCGGCTTCGGTTTCC is part of the Verrucomicrobiota bacterium genome and encodes:
- a CDS encoding thymidine phosphorylase, which codes for MLPQEIIAKKRDRQELTRAEIEEFVTGVVRGTFTDYQAAALLMAVVLNGMSTSETAWLTEAMMRSGRVIEHPEITRPKVDKHSTGGVGDKVSLILAPLAAACGLCVPMMSGRGLGHTGGTLDKLEAIPGFSVQLEEPAYRAQLQTIHHAIIGQSEDMVPADRQLYSLRDVTATIESIPLICSSILSKKLAEGIDALVLDVKCGNGAFMETEAGARELAAALVSISQATGKPTTALITRMEQPLGRTVGNALEVAEAIECLQGQGPADLMEVTTSLVAEMLRLGGLLPETEPAEELIRAQLQNGAALQAFRALLQAQGGDPRVCDQPSLLPQAAHREALSYQGSEPAYVTALHARRVGEAARLLGAGRAQADAVIDLAVGVVLAKKIGAPVTPGETLATLHYNDATALSEARDRLGSAYAFATEPPLEQELLIDRIEAR